From a region of the Sander lucioperca isolate FBNREF2018 chromosome 8, SLUC_FBN_1.2, whole genome shotgun sequence genome:
- the LOC116063173 gene encoding scavenger receptor cysteine-rich type 1 protein M130-like: MEEDSHCAGPLELKHQGLWTYDYWTLKVADAVCRELDCGCAVSVGKRNDSSCISVWGISSDCVKSRFALRECAESYYSFSRSIQHLTCSDSVRLVNGTSLCSGRLEVKTNQSTQRWSSVCEDDFDQQDAEVVCSELGCGAPSVLQGALYGEVEAPMRTKDFQCGGNESALLDCRSSGSDRNTCSPGKAVRLTCSEPVRLVGGASRCARTLEVKQREWRPVSYYSDWSLKIAAAACRESDCGFAVSVERKKTTYRSVWWITSDCVQSESALRECATSWSYSYILNLTCSDLLLQPNISVSSSMVGVSKAQQEGFQVFSGSNFTISCSIQPQYPGGSL; encoded by the exons ATGGAAGAAGACAGTCACTGTGCAGGACCACTGGAGCTGAAACATCAGGGATTGTGGACATACGATTACTGGACCCTGAAGGTAGCCGATGCTGTCTGCAGAGAGTTAGACTGTGGCTGTGCTGTTTCTGTAGGAAAGAGAAATGATTCCTCATGCATATCTGTGTGGGGGATCAGCTCTGACTGTGTTAAATCTAGATTTGCTCTGAGGGAGTGTGCAGAATCATATTACTCTTTCTCTCGCTCCATCCAGCatctcacctgctcag ACTCTGTCAGGCTGGTGAATGGGACCAGTCTGTGCTCAGGCAGACTGGAGGTGAAGACTAACCAGTCTACCCAGCGCTGGTCCTCAGTGTGTGAAGATGACTTTGACCAGCAGGATGCAGAGGTGGTCTGTAGTGAGCTTGGCTGTGGGGCTCCTTCAGTCCTCCAGGGGGCGCTCTATGGAGAAGTGGAGGCTCCAATGAGGACCAAAGATTTCCAGTGTGGAGGCAATGAGTCTGCTCTCCTGGACTGTagaagctcaggctcagatagaAACACCTGCTCACCTGGAAAAGCTGTCAgactcacctgctcag AGCCTGTCAGGTTGGTGGGAGGAGCCAGTCGCTGTGCAAGAACACTGGAGGTGAAACAAAGAGAATGGAGACCAGTGAGTTACTACTCTGACTGGAGCCTGAAGATAGCAGCTGCTGCCTGCAGAGAGTCAGACTGTGGCTTTGCTGTTTctgtagagagaaaaaagaccACATACAGATCTGTGTGGTGGATCACTTCTGACTGTGTTCAGTCTGAATCTGCTCTGAGGGAGTGTGCAACATCATGGTCCTATTCCTACATACTGAatctcacctgctcag ACCTGCTGCTTCAGCCCAAcatctctgtgtcctcctccaTGGTCGGTGTCTCCAAGGCCCAGCAGGAGGGGTTCCAGGTGTTCTCGGGCTCAAacttcaccatcagctgctcCATCCAGCCACAGTACCCAGGAGGCTCCTTGTAG